The following coding sequences lie in one Vibrio casei genomic window:
- the ilvD gene encoding dihydroxy-acid dehydratase — MPIYRSATTTHGRNMAGARALWRATGVKEEDFGKPIIAVVNSFTQFVPGHVHLKDMGQLVAAEIEKAGGIAKEFNTIAVDDGIAMGHGGMLYSLPSRELIADSVEYMVNAHCADAMVCISNCDKITPGMLMASLRLNIPVIFVSGGPMEAGKTKLSDQIIKLDLVDAMIQGADPKVSDAQSEQVERSACPTCGSCSGMFTANSMNCLTEALGLSQPGNGSMLATHADREQLFLTAGQRIVDLAKRYYLEDDESALPRSIASRAAFENAMALDVAMGGSTNTVLHLVAAAQEGEIDFTMEDIDRISRQIPNICKVAPSTPKYHMEDVHRAGGVMAILGELNRAGLINNQTNTVLGMTMEQQLAHYDIMQTQSEEVKKFFRAGPAGIRTTKAFSQDCRWDTLDDDRENGCIRTKENAFSQDGGLAVLSGNIALDGCIVKTAGVDENSLTFEGPAVVFESQESAVEGILGGKIKAGDVVVIRYEGPKGGPGMQEMLYPTTYLKSMGLGKECALLTDGRFSGGTSGLSIGHVSPEAANGGTIGLVNQGDIITIDIPNRTIELKVTEQELAERHAKQEQLGWKPVARERVVSYALKAYAMLATSADKGAVRDKSKLEG; from the coding sequence ATTGCCGTGGTCAACTCATTTACCCAGTTTGTTCCGGGTCACGTACACCTAAAAGACATGGGTCAACTAGTTGCAGCTGAAATAGAAAAAGCCGGTGGTATTGCCAAAGAATTTAATACCATCGCTGTCGATGATGGTATTGCGATGGGGCACGGCGGTATGTTGTATTCATTGCCTTCGCGTGAGCTTATCGCTGATTCCGTTGAATACATGGTCAATGCCCACTGCGCCGATGCGATGGTATGTATTTCAAACTGTGACAAAATCACTCCGGGAATGTTGATGGCGTCACTACGCTTAAATATTCCAGTGATATTTGTCTCTGGCGGTCCAATGGAAGCGGGTAAAACCAAGCTTTCCGATCAGATCATCAAACTTGATTTAGTAGATGCCATGATCCAAGGCGCCGATCCAAAAGTCTCGGATGCACAAAGTGAGCAAGTAGAACGCTCTGCTTGTCCAACTTGTGGTTCATGCTCTGGTATGTTTACCGCTAACTCAATGAACTGTTTAACCGAAGCGCTGGGGCTAAGCCAACCGGGTAATGGTTCAATGCTCGCTACTCACGCCGATCGCGAACAACTTTTCCTTACCGCGGGTCAACGTATTGTTGATCTAGCAAAGCGTTATTACTTAGAAGATGACGAGTCTGCTCTACCTCGCAGCATTGCCTCACGTGCGGCCTTTGAAAACGCTATGGCATTAGATGTCGCAATGGGAGGGTCAACCAACACTGTTCTTCACTTAGTCGCCGCCGCGCAAGAAGGTGAGATTGACTTCACCATGGAAGACATTGACCGTATTTCTCGTCAAATTCCAAACATTTGTAAAGTGGCGCCTTCCACGCCTAAATACCATATGGAAGATGTACACCGAGCTGGGGGGGTGATGGCGATTTTAGGTGAGCTTAATCGCGCCGGCCTTATCAACAATCAAACCAATACCGTATTAGGCATGACAATGGAGCAGCAGCTTGCCCACTATGACATCATGCAAACCCAATCGGAAGAGGTGAAAAAGTTCTTCCGCGCCGGTCCAGCAGGCATTCGTACCACCAAAGCTTTCTCACAAGACTGCCGTTGGGACACACTCGATGATGATCGTGAGAATGGTTGCATTCGCACTAAAGAAAACGCCTTTAGCCAAGATGGTGGCCTTGCCGTACTCAGCGGTAATATCGCCCTTGATGGCTGCATTGTGAAAACAGCCGGTGTTGATGAAAACAGTTTAACATTCGAAGGTCCAGCCGTCGTATTTGAAAGCCAAGAAAGCGCCGTTGAAGGCATTTTAGGCGGTAAAATCAAAGCTGGTGATGTGGTGGTGATTCGCTATGAAGGCCCTAAAGGCGGCCCTGGCATGCAAGAAATGCTCTACCCAACCACTTATCTTAAATCAATGGGCTTAGGGAAAGAGTGTGCGTTATTAACCGATGGTCGCTTCTCGGGTGGAACATCTGGTTTATCCATTGGTCACGTTTCACCGGAAGCGGCCAATGGCGGTACCATTGGATTAGTTAATCAAGGCGATATCATTACGATTGATATTCCAAACCGCACCATAGAACTAAAAGTAACCGAACAAGAACTGGCAGAACGTCATGCCAAACAAGAGCAACTAGGCTGGAAACCAGTTGCTCGTGAGCGTGTGGTTTCTTATGCACTAAAAGCCTATGCCATGCTAGCAACCAGCGCAGATAAAGGCGCGGTACGTGATAAATCTAAGCTAGAAGGGTAA